The Solanum pennellii chromosome 4, SPENNV200 genomic interval AACCTTTCGTACATAGTTATCATGGTGGATCCattaagctagagtcctatgtggaacatagttaagggtaaAGGAGATTGTTACAAAAAATCCTAACTTGCTATATATGGGGGTTTCCATCTCAtaagacaacacatatcttAGGGAGTCCGGACTTACTAAACGcgaggaaacccatgtggggaGCCGCACTTACTAAACATATGACCCCCATCTCATTTATGttccctttcggtgctaagcatctattccctttagtaatcatctttAGTCATCTCATGATTTTACATTAGCCATTACTAGACCCTCATGTAAACATCTCAACATAATAACTCATAGGTgatcataagtgagaacaaccctttcactttagaaacactAGATaatgagtaaacctttcactttaacaattcattataatcatgagaactacctttcgaTCATATAACCATCATACCATAAcatacattcatacttcatagctaattcaagtgtatagggttaaggatgaggggAACTTGTAATCAACACCACAACAACACATTAGCTACAAcatcattactatctaagtgaTTCATCATTCATAATTGAGTTCAAGGAAAAACCAACATCCGTACCTTCTTGCCCTTCTTGggacttcatacttcaattacctAAGAATGCATAACCAATACATAAAACAAGGTAATCTATGAAGCAATAACATAACAAACATCAATATATACAATTGAcatattcatcatcttcaacaattcaccatatcaattcaaggtttttaTGAAATTGGGGGAAAACATGGTCCAACAGAAACTCAAGTGAATAACAAAATTAACCATCAttatatacttaaacaacattagATGATTATAATTAATCGAAATTGATTCATAATTATGTTTTtcaagaagacccatgtgtagaaTAAAACCCTAGATCTGGGAAAGTTTTAAAACATCTTTgaagggacctcttggggaaagaaatccCAAGAATGAAAGAAACCATAACTTAATCAAGACTTTAGcacaaatttaagttgaaaaCTTGGGGAATTAGTCTTTTTCTTCAAGCTTCCATGCTCTTCAATGCAGGTTGAGTAGAGAGATatttagagagaagtgagagtaCTTTGGATTTcaatttggggatttgattttTGTGGGTAAAAGTGATGTATAATTgacttaaaatcaataaataccCCTccctaaaatatccaaaagacccctcacgtAATTAGAACTATTTGTGAAGTCAAACTCGACTTTAAAATGATGCGACTAAATTTGGGACATGGTTGCGCATCGGAGGCACTTCTAAATCTTGTTTCTGGAATTTAATTTGAGGCAGAGAGGTTTTTGACAAGCCCATGTCGCAAGGTaaccttttttcctttttagtgaTGGGCGCTCGACGCGGAAGCACCTCCAAAAAGAGGTTGTTTGCTCACTGCCTTGGTAGCATCCTTACCAATACTTGGGCCCTCCTCAAGGGACCCTAGCATGGTCCTTGGGAGATCGTAACTGGAAGTTTTGATCCCTAAAacatattttacctatttaaagtactTTTATAAGTTTTACTCTTCATacgacactcccaaaccttcacaagaCCTAAGGACGTCTACTAATTCAATtcactagttttcgaacgtcatgtcgttccttgacgttgaGGCTCTAATACTTCCAAATGAAGTTGACGTTGAGGCTCTAATACTTCCAAATGAAGTTAATTACATTAGTTTAGGTCTAGAGTTATCATTATGCACTATGTGAGGCTTTAGTCTAGGTCATGGAATTTTCGGGGTGCTACAATTACCTTAGTTAACTAAGTGTAAACCTTGAAGAATCACCAATAACTACGAATTTAGGTCTTCAAAAACTAGCTCCAAACGCAGCTAATAGAAGGGAAAAATGATTGCCATGTGTAGAGATTACATTTATAGGCACGGGGCAACCTAAACTGGTGTAAATCATCAAAAACTAACCTTAATAATGAAAGAACTCCATAGGAACCCTCTCTTAAGCTTTCTTTCTGGTCTGAATGTGAAAGGAAATGCTTTCATGGCTTAAATCCTTGAGTAAGCCGACATACCACATTTTTTACCCGATTCGGACTCCACCCGGATTTTGCCCCAGCAGTCCGCAATAAAACTCTCATAACTTCTTACTCCAATGTCGATTGGATATGGGTTTTGTGCGTTGCAAGCTAGACTCGTAAGAATGGGTTATAGGCCTTCTAACTCTTTATATATTGAGATAAAACATCCAAGACATTTGACCCAAGTTTAAGATAAATCTTTAAAAAGGAACTTACTAACTTTTCTTTTGCCACTTACCTAACTTCAAAATTTGAGATACAACCCTTTTAACACTTAGTATAGGAAATACCACATCATTCTTAATTCAGTACCCCCTTTCATTGTCTTTCCATAAAGGTACAAGTTAATTTAGATGTTTTAAGAAGTCAGGGTGTTACATTCAATTTAGATAATTGCACTCCATAACTATTATTCGATTTTTTATAGAGGCtataatttgtatattctgCTCGTTTGTATCTTTAAATTACGAATATACAAATAGGTTAAGtatatacaaaattttgtatttatacaGATAGGAATTATTCAGATTTCTATTTGTCTATTGCTTACGAATATACAAATATGGTAAGCATATATAAATTCTGTATTTATACATTTGGGAGTTTTTTCGCTTGTCAATATACAAATATGTATAtcaattttcataaatcatatacaaaattctttatttataaaatcaacaaacgaattatacaaatcaagCAAATGACAAGAATTAAAAAATCTGTAGCcacaaattataatattttaaagtgtagcTATAGTACCTAATTATATAGATTATAAACTAAATGTTTgtgattttgtataattttccctaaaataaatgttaaacgTATATGAGTTTTTGTTAGTTGATCCAGACTAGAACACTATAgccaattattaaaaaaaaaaagttgcacAAGTAATTTTGATATCaatgaattgttatttttattttaagtaattataCTTTTGGGTGGAAAAGTTGTATTGGAAGAAATTGCAAGAATTGatgagtgaaataaataaaaagagttgTTATGTCatctttattaaattaaaattaaatagaaagagaaaagaaaattaaattttatattttatttatgatattatattatatgataatatagaaaaatgaaGGCGAAAATGGAGGTGTagagaataataatataataataaaattgtggAGGTGGGTTGGGTTGGGTGAAAAACCCTAAACGTAGATTTGAAGATCAGATCTGAAATTGTTGAATGGATTCAAGCAGGAGGGCGGTAGAGTCGTATTGGAGGTCACGGATGATCGATGGAGCGACCTCTGATGAAGATAAAGTGACGCCTGTTTACAAATTGGAGGAGATTTGTGAGTTGCTTAGATCCTCACATTCCTCTATTGTTAAAGAAGTATCTGAATTCATCCTCAAACGTCTCCAACACAAATCCCCAATTATCAAGCAAAAGGTAACACACATCTTCTATTCCCTCTTTATTTCATTGTTACATACAaccttgtttatttatttatgtatgcAGGCTCTCAGAGTGATCAAATATGCCGTCGGAAAATCTGGTCCAGAATTCACAAGGGAGATGCAAAGAAATTCAGTCGCTATACGCCAGTTAATTCACTACAAAGGTCAACCCGACCCTTTGAAGGCTGATGCACTCAATAAAGCAGTCCGTGAAACAGCGCAGGAAGCATTATCTGCTCTATTTTCTTCACAAGACACTAAACCTCCCACAGAAAATCTAAATCTTGGTGGCAGGATACAAGGCTTTGGTAATACCAGTTATGAAATCCATGATGATAAGAGGTCTTTCCTCAGTGACGTTGTTGGTGCTACAATTAAACAAGGACTTAATACTCTTACACAATCTCCTCCTCTCAAAAAGAATGATACTGGAACTTATACAAGTCCAAATCTTCAGAGCTCATTGACAACTCAACCTGACACTTCTCACAATCATACTTCTCGCTTTTCAACAAATCCTGCTTCTGCAACTTGGACTCACACTGAAACAACAACCAAGCCACATTCTGCTGAAAAGACCCGAGAAGACAGGTTATTAGAAACTATTGCAACCTCCGGTGGAGTTCGTCTGCAGCCAACTCGGGATGCACTTCAGGTCTTCCTTCTCGAGGCTTCAAAATTAGATGCCTTGGCTTTGACCCATGCCCTTGAGTCAAAGCTGCAATCACCTTCGTGGCAGGTTTGTCTGTTGCTTAGAATTTCAAAAGTTGCTCAGATACTCACGcatttatcttctttatttgacacttcaaactttttttttatttgaactgATAGACTCTGCTAATTAATGTTGATCTCAAACTAGTTCACATATTTTTACTTGGTCTTCTTTTATGCCAGGTTCGTGTGAAAGCAATCTGTGTCCTCGAGGCCATCTTGAGGAAAAAAGATGATGCTCACTTTGGTACTATGGCATCTTATTTCACTGAAAATAGAGATGTTGTGGTAAAATGCTATGAATCTCCCCAAGCATCATTAAGAGAAAAAGCAAACAAAGTAAGATTTCCAAGATGAACACTCTGCATTTATTTGCCGTCCTCTTATAGAAATGAAGAAACACATACACAAATATTAGTGCAaagattaatgtttttttaaagagAAGACATGGAGAGAAAGACACTGAgggagagaaaaaaagaaactcCAATTTGCATTTATCACATGGTGCTCTAATATTATGTTCACACTTATATTCTTCTAGGTTTTATAGGTCCCTGCTTCTATGCCTTCtagtttcattttcaaaatctgCATGTATACTTGATAATTGTATATCTTTCACATAGTGGGTAACTATAAGTTTAAAGGTTGATTGCCATTGATCAGATTTGTAGCTTAGGTTATATATTATAAGGTGGGTATACACTCAAATCTCATCGTTCTGCTCagaaaaaactagagaaaatggAGCTCGTCGCACCGGGCatgcctagtgcgggttacctctcctatgtagTTTGCGAGGTATTGCATAAGAGCGGGGTTTTACCTTGTGCACACCCAACgggtagcggctgcgggtttcccttgtcataaaaaaaggTAGACAAATGATACAGAAAACTGTTAATCCAGTGGAACAATTAAAGGTGATGAGACCTAATTTATTtaaccaaaaaatataaaattgtaggTAAAAGAGATGACTAGGAGAACAAATTATCTCATGATCCTCCATGTCATGCACCATTGTGATTCTGACATCAGATCCATAAAGGTGTGAATGGCGGGCATTTAAACAAGTCTCTTGCAGAGTTTGGGTTATACATCTCAGCTTcagaaggaaaaggaaaaaaacatttaatGTGCATATTTTGGCATCTTGCAACAAATGTATGATTGCATTATGTATCTTCCCTAGTTGAAGTCATGTGATGAATATGGGCAGGTCTTAAGTCTTCTGAATGATGGACAAACAGCTGATGCTGTGGCTCATGTAGATAGGTCAGCAAATGCTTGTAACCCTGCTGTCCAGATGCCTGACTTGATAGACACAGACAATTCTGATTATCTGTTTGGAGCAGATAATTTAACAAATATGCAGAGTAGTGAAGGAATAAAGATTGCATCCACCTCTGCCACCCCTCTGATGGATGATCTATTTGGAGACAAATCGGGCAGCAGCTTTAGTTCCAGccaaaagaaaaatgatgatgACCCCTTTGCTGATGTTTCTTTTCACACCAGTAATGAGAAAGCGCCTGAAGCTGATCTCTTTTCTGGAATGACGGTTGACAAATCAGATGCTACTGAAATCCATTCGGTGAATAATAGAAATGGACCTGAACTGTTTGATATCTTTGGTTCCAGTGTTGAAGTTCCTCGGGAGCCTAATAATTCTAGAAAGGATGTTCCTGATTTAATGAATAGTCTCTCTTTGAATGGGAATGAGTCATCCATGGAGCAGAATGGCAGCTCAGGGGCAACCCCCTATCAGAATATATTTCAAGAGCCCACTATTGATCCTCGTCATCAGGCTTCTAATGATGTCATGAATAGCATACTTTCTTCCCAGGCTGGTGGAGTTATTGCAAATCCCATGTTTCCTTTGGGTTCTATGCAGGATAACTTGCCTCCTGGCTTTGTGTTGAATCCATCATTTGCTCCTCAGGCTCTAAACTATAATGCTATGGGAAACATTTTTGCTCAGCAGCAACTCCTTGCAACGCTTTCCAGTTATCAGCAATTAGGGAGCATGCACTCATCCACTAGTGCTAGTCATGCTGCTGATTCTGCTGAAGTTTATGGTTCAGCTCTCCCCGATATCTTCAATGCTAGCATTTCTAAGCAAACTCCTACTTCCTTGATGAACACTTCGAAGAAAGAAGATACAAAGGCATTCGATTTTATCT includes:
- the LOC107017790 gene encoding protein MODIFIED TRANSPORT TO THE VACUOLE 1, with the translated sequence MDSSRRAVESYWRSRMIDGATSDEDKVTPVYKLEEICELLRSSHSSIVKEVSEFILKRLQHKSPIIKQKALRVIKYAVGKSGPEFTREMQRNSVAIRQLIHYKGQPDPLKADALNKAVRETAQEALSALFSSQDTKPPTENLNLGGRIQGFGNTSYEIHDDKRSFLSDVVGATIKQGLNTLTQSPPLKKNDTGTYTSPNLQSSLTTQPDTSHNHTSRFSTNPASATWTHTETTTKPHSAEKTREDRLLETIATSGGVRLQPTRDALQVFLLEASKLDALALTHALESKLQSPSWQVRVKAICVLEAILRKKDDAHFGTMASYFTENRDVVVKCYESPQASLREKANKVLSLLNDGQTADAVAHVDRSANACNPAVQMPDLIDTDNSDYLFGADNLTNMQSSEGIKIASTSATPLMDDLFGDKSGSSFSSSQKKNDDDPFADVSFHTSNEKAPEADLFSGMTVDKSDATEIHSVNNRNGPELFDIFGSSVEVPREPNNSRKDVPDLMNSLSLNGNESSMEQNGSSGATPYQNIFQEPTIDPRHQASNDVMNSILSSQAGGVIANPMFPLGSMQDNLPPGFVLNPSFAPQALNYNAMGNIFAQQQLLATLSSYQQLGSMHSSTSASHAADSAEVYGSALPDIFNASISKQTPTSLMNTSKKEDTKAFDFISDHLAAARDPKRVI